Within Moorena sp. SIOASIH, the genomic segment AGGAAGTCGAGAGCGTCGTCCCCATGACCCTGACCGGGTTTTCCAACCAGGAGATTTTGAAAAGCTCTATAAAAAAATTATCAATACCGTCCAGATTCTGCTGCGGAATGGTGTTAATCCAGAAGCATTTCGTCAAGCCTTTCAAAAAATAATGGCTGAAAATCCTGCAATTACTAGTGATTCGATTCAAGCCATTGAAAAGAAAGGTAATGATGTTTTAATTACCTTGGAAATTCCAGAAGCAACAGATAAAGGTAACTTTGAGAGACAATTTTTGGCAGTTTATGAAGCTAGGTTAGAAGCAGCGAAACAAACTGCTCTGTTAGAGGCTGAAAAAAGTCATAGTAAGGATTTTAAGGAAATTGTTAGAGCCACTTTGACTAGCCATAATTCATTGAATCCTATAATCAGTCTTACAAATACAGCTAAAACGGAAAGTGATATGTCAGATAATTCACGTAATTTTAATATAGATAATCTAGATATAGATCAAAGCCAAGCTAATAATCCTAATAACTTTAATGTTTTCAACGACAATGCTAGACAAGTCAACACTATTAATTTCACATCAGAGCAAAAACAAAGCCTAGCCGAAGCAGCAGCAGAAATTCAGCAACTCCTCAACCAACTATCCCAGACTAATCCCACTACAACCAACAAAGAAAAGATGATAGTTGTAGGTGAAGTTATTGACCAAATTGACAATAACCCAACCTTAAAAGCCAAGGTTATCAATGCCCTGAAAGCAGGAGGAGTAGAAGCTTTCAAGGAAGCGATAGATCATCCTCTTGTTAATATTTTGATGGCTACAGTCGAGGGATGGACAGAGGTTTAGTAAGCTATCAGCCATCAGCTATCAGCCATCAGCTATCAGCCATCAGCTATCAGCTATCAGCTATCAGCTATCAGCTATCAGTTTTCAGCTATCAGTTTTCAGCTATCAGTTTTCAGCTTTCAGCTATCAGTTTTCAGCTAAAGGCTGACCGCTGACGGCTGACCGCTGACCGCTGACCGCTGACGGCTAACGGCTAACCACTGACGTCAGCTTTCAGCTTTCAGCTTTTGAATAAAAGAGGTCAGCATGCGTTTAATCTCTGTTACGTCTGCTGCCAGGCATTCATAGTCTTTGGCTTTGAGTAAGTTAAGATTGTGAGCCAGTAACAGGTGATATTCAAGTTCACTGGCTGAACCCATAGCAATGTGAAGAAAACGGGCTAGTTCGGCTTTTCCGTTTCTACCACATCCCTCGGCAATATTGGCAGGGATTGAAACGGAAGAGCGGCGGATTTGGCTTGTCAACCCATACAGTTCTTCCTTGGGAAATACTTGGGTTGCTTTATAAACAGATAACGTCAGCTCATGGGCTTTTTCCCAAACTTTCAATTTTTTAAAATCTCTCAATATTGAATGCTCCTATCAGCTATGAGCTATCAGCTATGAGCTATCAGCTATCAGTTATCAGCTATCAGCGGTCAGTAATCAGGTATCAGCTTTCAGCTTTCAGCTTTCAGTTATCAGCTTTCAGTTATCAGCTTTCAGTTATTAGCTTTCAGTTATTAGTTATCAGCTATCAGTTATCAGTTATCAGCTATCAGCGGTCAGTAATCAGTCTTCAGCTATCAGTTTTAGCTATCAGCTATCAGCTATCAGCTATCAGCTATTAGTTATCAGTTTACTGCTAATCACTGACCGCTGACCACTGACCGCTGACCACTGACCGCTGACCACTGACCGCTGACCACTGACCACTGACCGCTGACCACT encodes:
- a CDS encoding four helix bundle protein, with amino-acid sequence MRDFKKLKVWEKAHELTLSVYKATQVFPKEELYGLTSQIRRSSVSIPANIAEGCGRNGKAELARFLHIAMGSASELEYHLLLAHNLNLLKAKDYECLAADVTEIKRMLTSFIQKLKAES